GAAAACGCGCCGCATATCCGTATCCATACCGGCCGGCGTGGATGAAGGCTCTCAAATCCGCATGAGCGGTGAGGGGGATGCGGGAAGGAACGGCGGCAGGCCAGGCAATCTATTCATAAATATCTCCGTAAAAGAGCATAAGCTGTTCAAACGCCACGATGACGATATCCTTTACGAAGTCCCGATAACTTTTCCTCAAGCGGCTCTGGGCGATGAGATAGAGATACCGACTCTGGACGGCACGGCGCCGCTTAAAATCCCGCCCGGGACCCAGTCCGGCAGGGTCATCCAACTGAAGGGGAAAGGGGTTCCTCACCTGCGGGGTGGGGGCCGCGGCGACCAGATGGTAGCGATATATGTCGTCACCCCTGAGTCGTTGACAAACGAGCAGAAGAAGCTGCTGAGTGAACTGGCAAAGACAATGGGCCCGGCCACGATGCCGAAGAAGGGCAAGGGGTTCTTCAATCGTATCAAAGATGCGTTCGAATCTTGAAATCCGCCGGGGGAACCGATAAGATGCAGCGCTTTCTTATAGACAGGCATTGCATTGACGCTGAAAGCGTCGTCCTTAAAGGCGAAGTTGTTCACCAGATCAGAGACGTGCTTAGGCTGCGGAAGGGCGCACGGATCGTGGTATTCAATGACGAAGGTTTAGAGTATACGGTCGTACTCGATAGCGTGAAGAAGGACCGCATCGCAGGCACTATCGAATCGACAAGAGAGCGCGTCGAGACGGCAGTCAAAATCACTCTATATCAGGCGCTATTGAAATCAGACCGCTTCGAGTTCGTCCTGCAGAAGTGCACTGAGATAGGGGTCACCGAGTTCGTGCCGATTATGTGCTGTCGGTGCGTTGCCGGGAAGCCCGGCGCGAACAAGATACAGCGCTGGGAGAAGGTCATTAAAGAGGCGACGGAGCAGTCCGGCAGGAGTGTACCGCCCGCATTGAAGTCGACCGCATCTTTTGAGGACGCAATACGTTCGGCGCGTGGACTGTCCATAATTGCTAGCACAGGTTCCGCCTCGTTAAGTTTAAGGGAAATAATTCGTCCGACGGCTAACGTCAATATATTAATCGGGCCGGAGGGCGGCTTCACAGACGACGAATTGGAATCGGCGCGAAGACATGGCGTGAAAGAGGCCACTCTGGGACCGAATACATTGCGGGCGGAAACGGCGGGCCTGGTTGCGGCGACGGTGATTCTTTACGAATGGGGTGAATTGGATAGACCTACTTTAAATATTTTAAGTATGACAGAATGAATAGCTACAAAATGCTAGTACAAATAAAAAACTAATATGTTAGTATAGACAAAATATTATGTGGGAGAAACTAACATTAAGCAATCATACGGACGTATCAAGATAAGAAGTTCAAATCGAAAAAGTGAGATTGCTTTAACTATATTGCTCTTATCTATTATTACCGGCGTGGTCTTCATTGCGATGCATAAAACAAATTTTCACAAAATAGAAGGGAAGATAGCTTTCGTCTCAAGTGCAATTGTCGACCAAGAAATCTATCTCATGTTAGATGACAATTGGAATATTACCAATTTGACAAATACATCTGGCAGCAATGTGGCGCCAGCTTGGTCGACTGATGGTAAACGCATTGCCTTTACTTCAATGCGGGATGGAAACTGGGAAATATATGTAATGAATGAAGATGGGTCAAATCAGATAAACCTCACGAATCATTCAGCAAATGAATCGGCTCCATGGTGGTCGCCGGACGGCAACAAAATTATATTCTTTTCTGACCGCGATGGTAACTATGAAATCTATACTATAAATTTTGATGGTTTAGAATTAGAACGTCTCACGAATAACTCTACTAACGATGCTTTGCCATCTTGGTCACCCGCTGGCAATTTGGTTGTATTCTCCTCCGACCGTGACGGCGACTATGAAGTGTATGTTATGAGCGATGACGGGTCAAACCAGGTACGCCTCACAAACAGTTCAGGTAGCGATATGTACGCTAGTATATCGCCTAATGAGGATAGGGTTATTTTTATGTCCGAGCGCACAGGCGATTACGAAATATATGTTATGAACCTTGATGGTACTGACGTCACAAATCTGACCGATAGTCCATATTCCTGGGATGCTCATCCCTGCTGGTCACCTGATGGCGGCAAGATAGCGTTCTCATCAGACCGCGAGGGCGATCCCGATATATATATTATGGACGCTGACGGTACTAGTGTAACCAGACTAACCTACGAGTATTACAACGAGACCTTTCCGCGCTGGTGGCAATAGTTCACTCGTTGCATAGTGACTCAGTCAGACAAAGGTTGTAATTCGCCTATCAGCTCGGCCATGGCCTTCGCGGGGCTGAGTCCATTGTAAAGAACCTTGTAGATTCGCTCGGTAATGGGCATTTCGACGCCGAGCCCTCTAGCTATCTTGAGCGCGGCAGCCGTTGTGGGCACTCCTTCGACGGTGCTGCCCATGGATTCGACCATCTCTTTCATCGAACGTCCGCGGGCCATCCCCTCACCAAGGGTGTGATTGCGGCTCAGCGTGCTGTCGCATGTGGCCAGTAGGTCGCCCAGACCGGACAGGCCGAGGAAAGTGACAGGATTGGCGCCCAGCGCGACTCCCAGGCTCGCAATCTCGCTGAGCCCGTGCGCCATGTATGCGGCCTTCGCGTTGTTGCCGTAGCCCAGCCCGTCCACCATGCCGGCGCCCAGCGCTACTATGTTCTTCAGCGTGCCGCCCAGCTCTACTCCGACCACATCGCCGCTGGTATAGACCTGAAACGAAGGGGAATTCAGTGCGCTTCGAGCCTCCTCCGCCGATTTCATGTCGTAGCCAGCTACCACGCTCGCGGCGGGAAGGCCGTTTGCTATCTCCTTGGACAGATTCGGGCCGGAGAGGGCGCACACATACGGCTTATATTCCACTCCCAGCTCATCGATGATGACCTCCGTCATCCGCTTGGTAGAGTCCAACTCGAAGCCCTTGGAGCAGCTGACTATAGTGGTCTTCAATGCAATGTGTCCCTTAGCCTGCTGTATATTTCTGCGCATGTCCTGCGAGGGAACCGCGATAAAGATGAGCGACGCGTTCCGCAAAACCTCGTCTATGCCGCCGAAAACCGACAGCGACGGCGGAAAACGCACGCCGGGCAACCTATCCGCGTTCTCGCGCTCAGCCGCCAGCTTCTCCGCCTCCTCAGGCGTGAAGCCCAGCAAAGCCACATCGATGCCTTTCCTCGCTATAATGATGGCAAGGGTTGTGCCCCAGCTCGTTGTACCGATGACGGCAACCTTCATTTCACTTTAACCTTCTGCCCGATCTTTGACTCGGTTCCCGCCAGCAGCCTCTTTATATTGCCGCGGTGGCGGAATATGACTATGGGAGCGACAACCAGAGAGAACGCCATGTAAGCGGCGGGCCCCGAATAACATGTAAAGAATACAACCATAGACACTACCAGCGCAATCGCCGCAATTATAGAGCCCAAAGATATGTAGCGGAAGGCCAGCGCCATCAGCAGAAACACTGCCAGACATATTAGACCAACCTGCCATGATAAAACCAGGATGGCCCCCGCCGCCGTAGCTATGCCCTTTCCGCCCCTGAAGCCGATGTAGATCGGCCAGCTATGGCCGATAACGGCGGAAGCTCCCCCCGCCATCTGGCCCCAGTACACCATGTCATGATTGGCCGAATAAAAGACAGCCCACGCCAGGGCTACGACCCCGGCCCCCTTAAATACGTCGAAGATTAAGACGATCAGTCCGGCCTTGGCCCCGACCGTGCGCATGACGTTGGTCATGCCCATGCTGCCGCTGCCGTATTCGCGCACGTCGATTCCGCGCGTCATCTTGCCTATGATAACGCCGAACGGTATCGCTCCCACAAGATATCCTATGACCACCATGCCGATAAATTGCAGTGCGATCATTGTCCTCCCTTCTGTTTGAAGACAAGTTTCAACGGAGTGCCCCTGAATCCAAAGCTCCGCCTCAGCTGGTTTTCCAGATATCTTTCATACGAGAAATGCAGTAGCGACTTATCGTTTATCGAGAAAACGAAGGTCGGAGGATTGATCTCCGCTTGGGTCGTGTAGGTGATGTTGAGCTTTCTGCCCCTGACCGAAGGAGGGGAATGCGCGGCGACCATGTCACGGACGGCGTTATTGAGATAAGCCGTAGGGATGCGCTTGCATCTCTCCGCGTAGACTTCCCGTGCGGCTTTAAGGACATTCTTTATCCCTCTGCCGTGCAGCGCGGAGATGAAAACTATGGGCACATCGGGCATGAATTTCAGTTTGCTGCGGATGTCGGCGACATACTGCCGCCTTTCGGCCGTGTCTTCGACAAGGTCCCATTTGTTAACTACAACCACCATGCCTTTGTATGCCTCGGATACGAAGCCGGCGATGTGCAGGTCCTGAGCCGCCAGCAGGTCCGTAGCCTCTGTCACGAGGATAGTGATATCGGAGCGCTCGATGGCTTGCGATGCCCTGTCAACGCTGTAGCGCTCAATGCCCCTGTCTATGCGCCCGCGCCGCCGTATGCCCGCCGTGTCGATGAGCAATACGCGCTCGCCGTTCCATTCGAACATCGTGTCGATGGCGTCCCTGGTCGTGCCGGGCTTGTCCGATACGATGACGCGCTCCTTGCCCAGGATGGCGTTCAGCAGCATCGATTTACCGACGTTGGGCCGGCCCACGATGGCTATTTTCATCACGGCCTGTTCCGCCTCGGAGTGAACCTCGGGCAGATGCTTAGCGACCGCGTCTATCAGGTCGTGGATGCCCGTGCCGTGATAGGCGCTGATAGGAACGGGGTCGCCCAGAGCAAGTTCGTAGAACTGGGCCGCGCTGTAGCCCCGCTGCTCGTTATCGGCCTTGTTCGCGGCCAGCACCAGCGGCTTGCCGCTGCGCCGCAGCAACTCGGCCAGATCCTTGTCGACTACAGTAATGCCATCCAGAACATCGATAACGAATATGATGACATCGGCTTCCTCGATCGCGGTTACCACCTGATGTTTAATAAGTTGCTCGATACTGGTCGAAGGGTCGGCTAGAAGGCCGCCGGTGTCGATTAGGGAAAAAGATTTTTCCTTCCATGAGATGTCGGCATAGAGGCGGTCGCGGGTGGTGCCGGGCTCGTCCTCGACGATGGCCACCCGCCTTCCCACCAGGCGGTTGAACAGTGTGGACTTGCCTACGTTGGGCCGTCCTATGATGGCGACTATAGGCTTGGTCATTTCATCAGCTTTACAAGTATTGCCTTCTGCATATGGAGGCGGTTCTCCGCCTGGTCGAAAACTACCGAGTGCGGATTCCTCAGCATGCCCGCGGCGACCTCCTCGCCGTAGTGCGCCGGAAGCGGATGCATGAGTATCACGTCTTTCTTGGCGACGGCTATCAGCTTGCCGTTCACCTGGTAGCCGGAGAAATCCTTGCGGCGTTTCGCCGACTCCTCTTCCTGACCCATGCTGGTCCACACATCGGTATATATAACGTCGGCGCCGCTAACCGCCTTTTTCGGATCGTCTGTGATTACAACGCGGCCCTTCTTCCCTTTGGCCTTGAGCAACATCGCTTTCGACGGAGCATATCCGGCGGGGCAGGCGATGCGAAACTCCATGCCCGTGATGGCGCAGGCCAGGAGCAGGCTGTTGGCGCAGTTGTTGGCATCGCCGATATAAGCTACGGACAATCCCTTCAGCGCCCCCTTTTTCTCGTAGATAGTCTGCAGATCGGCCAGTATCTGGCACGGGTGCTCCTCATCGGATAGGCCGTTGATCACGGGTACGGTCGCATATTTCGCCAGTTGCACGACTGTATCATGAGAGAAGGTGCGGGCCATGATGCCGTGAACATAGCGCGAGAGCACCGCGGCCACGTCCTCAACCGGCTCGCGCTTCCCCAGCCCTATCTCGGCGGGTGACAGATATATCGAGTGCCCGCCCAGTTCGTACATGCCTACGTCAAAGCTGACGCGCGTGCGCAGCGAAGGCTTCTCGAAGATCAACGCCAGCGTCTTGCCTGCAAGCTGTTTGCCGATGCGCTTGCGCTTAAGCTCGATGGCGCTGTCTATCAGTCCCTGTATGTCTTTGGATGACAAATCGGCTATGGATATTAAGTCTTTCATGTTTCCGTTCCTTGAATGGGACTAGTATATCATATTTGAATTTAAAACTAGAACAAGCGGGGAAAAAGGTAGGGGCACAGCATGTTGCGCCCCTATGTAGCATAATATAACGCGTTATAAAAATCCGAGATGGATTTTCACTTATTGCTTGATAAGAATAATCGAGTTATCCTCGGCAAATGATGTCGGTCTAACACCGCCCGCTTCTCCTAGTGCGAGCTCCAGATTTGAACCATTGAGCTGATAGATGCCCATTGCAGTTTTTCCTTCGTACTCAGGACCATATTCATCTGTGACAATGTAAAAGTCGATCGTCTTGGGATTGGCTACGGTATTAAGAGTAAATGTCCCTGAAATATCTTTCCCATTGTTTGTTACCGCTAAATCATCACCGTTAAAGGTAAACGTAATATCGTATGTTCTACACGGAGGTGTATAGCATGTCTCGGTTAAGATCCCGACCCATGTCCCCTGCAATTCAGTATTGCCTGACGAAGATGTGTCGCTCGATCCACACCCGACGATGACAATGGTTATTATCAAAACAGGAATGATGGAAAGAAAGAATTTCTTCATTTAATACCCCTTCTTTTTTTGCTCGGCGTTGCGTTCTTTACATCGCCGAATGAGGTAGTGCTTATTGAAGGTGAAGAACACCTTCAACAGCGAAAATAAATCGATACTATGTTCACTCTATGGTTACCGAGGCGTCGACCCATGTCGCGGTAATCTCGAGGATTTGTGTATTAACAATAGTCAGATGGCCCGCCGGGTCCCCGAGACCCTCAACGAAAGATATGGTGCTGGAATCGCCGGGGTCGCCCATGATTTTAAAATATATATCGGCTAAATAGCCTTCGCCGCTTATACTATCGGCGCCGGCGCTGGCCGGCACGGTATTGAATATCCTCAAGGTGCCCTGGGTATTCGCCGGCACGTAGCCCCATTCTTCGATACGTGTTGCTGTATCGGAAATATCGCCTACGCGTACGTCCTGAACCCTGATGACGTCCGGGTCGTAAGATATGTCATATTGCGCGATAAAGAAGCCGTCTACCGGGGTGATTGCAACATAAGCGTGGAAATAACGTCCGGAGCTCTTCTTCACGGTTTCCGGCGCATCGATCGAGACGGTTACAGAAGCCGCGGCGGGTGTTGTTGCCGTTGGCGTTACCGTCGGCTGTTGCGTAACGGAAGCGGCAGGCGTGGGCGTCGGTTCCTGTTCAGAGTTGGAATTACAGGCAACAGCAGCCAACAGTGAAATACCCAGCAGCGCTAATAAAGTTATCCTCGTCAGTCTCATATCGTATTCCCTTCAGTCCAGAGTTTATCTGTATACATATGGATCTATTCGTGATTTATGGATTTGGTATAGTTTAAATGGACATCGGGTTTTTGTCAAAGCAACAATTGATTTCTGCTCGGTGTGGTGTTCTTCACCTCGCTGACAGCGACCCATAGATTGTTGAAGGTAAAGAACACCTTTAACAGCATTAACTAGTGGCTTCTTTTCTGCTAGTAAATTTATAACTTGCGCTGACTGCAAGCCCCATGCTGGTTGCCGACTTAGCCATATGGTTAATATTAAATTTAACATAGCCATGAAATATCTGTTTGTCTAGTATCCTGATATCAACCTCGAAAGTCGTAT
This is a stretch of genomic DNA from Dehalococcoidia bacterium. It encodes these proteins:
- a CDS encoding RsmE family RNA methyltransferase, which produces MQRFLIDRHCIDAESVVLKGEVVHQIRDVLRLRKGARIVVFNDEGLEYTVVLDSVKKDRIAGTIESTRERVETAVKITLYQALLKSDRFEFVLQKCTEIGVTEFVPIMCCRCVAGKPGANKIQRWEKVIKEATEQSGRSVPPALKSTASFEDAIRSARGLSIIASTGSASLSLREIIRPTANVNILIGPEGGFTDDELESARRHGVKEATLGPNTLRAETAGLVAATVILYEWGELDRPTLNILSMTE
- a CDS encoding DUF5050 domain-containing protein codes for the protein MGETNIKQSYGRIKIRSSNRKSEIALTILLLSIITGVVFIAMHKTNFHKIEGKIAFVSSAIVDQEIYLMLDDNWNITNLTNTSGSNVAPAWSTDGKRIAFTSMRDGNWEIYVMNEDGSNQINLTNHSANESAPWWSPDGNKIIFFSDRDGNYEIYTINFDGLELERLTNNSTNDALPSWSPAGNLVVFSSDRDGDYEVYVMSDDGSNQVRLTNSSGSDMYASISPNEDRVIFMSERTGDYEIYVMNLDGTDVTNLTDSPYSWDAHPCWSPDGGKIAFSSDREGDPDIYIMDADGTSVTRLTYEYYNETFPRWWQ
- a CDS encoding NAD(P)H-dependent glycerol-3-phosphate dehydrogenase; this encodes MKVAVIGTTSWGTTLAIIIARKGIDVALLGFTPEEAEKLAAERENADRLPGVRFPPSLSVFGGIDEVLRNASLIFIAVPSQDMRRNIQQAKGHIALKTTIVSCSKGFELDSTKRMTEVIIDELGVEYKPYVCALSGPNLSKEIANGLPAASVVAGYDMKSAEEARSALNSPSFQVYTSGDVVGVELGGTLKNIVALGAGMVDGLGYGNNAKAAYMAHGLSEIASLGVALGANPVTFLGLSGLGDLLATCDSTLSRNHTLGEGMARGRSMKEMVESMGSTVEGVPTTAAALKIARGLGVEMPITERIYKVLYNGLSPAKAMAELIGELQPLSD
- the plsY gene encoding glycerol-3-phosphate 1-O-acyltransferase PlsY; translated protein: MIALQFIGMVVIGYLVGAIPFGVIIGKMTRGIDVREYGSGSMGMTNVMRTVGAKAGLIVLIFDVFKGAGVVALAWAVFYSANHDMVYWGQMAGGASAVIGHSWPIYIGFRGGKGIATAAGAILVLSWQVGLICLAVFLLMALAFRYISLGSIIAAIALVVSMVVFFTCYSGPAAYMAFSLVVAPIVIFRHRGNIKRLLAGTESKIGQKVKVK
- the der gene encoding ribosome biogenesis GTPase Der, producing the protein MTKPIVAIIGRPNVGKSTLFNRLVGRRVAIVEDEPGTTRDRLYADISWKEKSFSLIDTGGLLADPSTSIEQLIKHQVVTAIEEADVIIFVIDVLDGITVVDKDLAELLRRSGKPLVLAANKADNEQRGYSAAQFYELALGDPVPISAYHGTGIHDLIDAVAKHLPEVHSEAEQAVMKIAIVGRPNVGKSMLLNAILGKERVIVSDKPGTTRDAIDTMFEWNGERVLLIDTAGIRRRGRIDRGIERYSVDRASQAIERSDITILVTEATDLLAAQDLHIAGFVSEAYKGMVVVVNKWDLVEDTAERRQYVADIRSKLKFMPDVPIVFISALHGRGIKNVLKAAREVYAERCKRIPTAYLNNAVRDMVAAHSPPSVRGRKLNITYTTQAEINPPTFVFSINDKSLLHFSYERYLENQLRRSFGFRGTPLKLVFKQKGGQ
- the argF gene encoding ornithine carbamoyltransferase is translated as MKDLISIADLSSKDIQGLIDSAIELKRKRIGKQLAGKTLALIFEKPSLRTRVSFDVGMYELGGHSIYLSPAEIGLGKREPVEDVAAVLSRYVHGIMARTFSHDTVVQLAKYATVPVINGLSDEEHPCQILADLQTIYEKKGALKGLSVAYIGDANNCANSLLLACAITGMEFRIACPAGYAPSKAMLLKAKGKKGRVVITDDPKKAVSGADVIYTDVWTSMGQEEESAKRRKDFSGYQVNGKLIAVAKKDVILMHPLPAHYGEEVAAGMLRNPHSVVFDQAENRLHMQKAILVKLMK
- a CDS encoding TIGR03067 domain-containing protein, which encodes MKKFFLSIIPVLIITIVIVGCGSSDTSSSGNTELQGTWVGILTETCYTPPCRTYDITFTFNGDDLAVTNNGKDISGTFTLNTVANPKTIDFYIVTDEYGPEYEGKTAMGIYQLNGSNLELALGEAGGVRPTSFAEDNSIILIKQ
- a CDS encoding cohesin domain-containing protein, producing the protein MRLTRITLLALLGISLLAAVACNSNSEQEPTPTPAASVTQQPTVTPTATTPAAASVTVSIDAPETVKKSSGRYFHAYVAITPVDGFFIAQYDISYDPDVIRVQDVRVGDISDTATRIEEWGYVPANTQGTLRIFNTVPASAGADSISGEGYLADIYFKIMGDPGDSSTISFVEGLGDPAGHLTIVNTQILEITATWVDASVTIE